The Prunus dulcis chromosome 3, ALMONDv2, whole genome shotgun sequence genome segment NNNNNNNNNNNNNNNNNNNNNNNNNNNNNNNNNNNNNNNNNNNNNNNNNNNNNNNNNNNNNNNNNNNNNNNNNNNNNNNNNNNNNNNNNNNNNNNNNNNNNNNNNNNNNNNNNNNNNNNNNNNNNNNNNNNNNNNNNNNNNNNNNNNNNNNNNNNNNNNNNNNNNNNNNNNNNNNNNNNNNNNNNNNNNNNNNNNNNNNNNNNNNNNNNNNNNNNNNNNNNNNNNNNNNNNNNNNNNNNNNNNNNNNNNNNNNNNNNNNNNNNNNNNNNNNNNNNNNNNNNNNNNNNNNNNNNNNNNNNNNNNNNNNNNNNNNNNNNNNNNNNNNNNNNNNNNNNNNNNNNNNNNNNNNNNNNNNNNNNNNNNNNNNNNNNNNNNNNNNNNNNNNNNNNNNNNNNNNNNNNNNNNNNNNNNNNNNNNNNNNNNNNNNNNNNNNNNNNNNNNNNNNNNNNNNNNNNNNNNNNNNNNNNNNNNNNNNNNNNNNNNNNNNNNNNNNNNNNNNNNNNNNNNNNNNNNNNNNNNNNNNNNNNNNNNNNNNNNNNNNNNNNNNNNNNNNNNNNNNNNNNNNNNNNNNNNNNNNNNNNNNNNNNNNNNNNNNNNNNNNNNNNNNNNNNNNNNNNNNNNNNNNNNNNNNNNNNNNNNNNNNNNNNNNNNNNNNNNNNNNNNNNNNNNNNNNNNNNNNNNNNNNNNNNNNNNNNNNNNNNNNNNNNNNNNNNNNNNNNNNNNNNNNNNNNNNNNNNNNNNNNNNNNNNNNNNNNNNNNNNNNNNNNNNNNNNNNNNNNNNNNNNNNNNNNNNNNNNNNNNNNNNNNNNNNNNNNNNNNNNNNNNNNNNNNNNNNNNNNNNNNNNNNNNNNNNNNNNNNNNNNNNNNNNNNNNNNNNNNNNNNNNNNNNNNNNNNNNNNNNNNNNNNNNNNNNNNNNNNNNNNNNNNNNNNNNNNNNNNNNNNNNNNNNNNNNNNNNNNNNNNNNNNNNNNNNNNNNNNNNNNNNNNNNNNNNNNNNNNNNNNNNNNNNNNNNNNNNNNNNNNNNNNNNNNNNNNNNNNNNNNNNNNNNNNNNNNNNNNNNNNNNNNNNNNNNNNNNNNNNNNNNNNNNNNNNNNNNNNNNNNNNNNNNNNNNNNNNNNNNNNNNNNNNNNNNNNNNNNNNNNNNNNNNNNNNNNNNNNNNNNNNNNNNNNNNNNNNNNNNNNNNNNNNNNNNNNNNNNNNNNNNNNNNNNNNNNNNNNNNNNNNNNNNNNNNNNNNNNNNNNNNNNNNNNNNNNNNNNNNNNNNNNNNNNNNNNNNNNNNNNNNNNNNNNNNNNNNNNNNNNNNNNNNNNNNNNNNNNNNNNNNNNNNNNNNNNNNNNNNNNNNNNNNNNNNNNNNNNNNNNNNNNNNNNNNNNNNNNNNNNNNNNNNNNNNNNNNNNNNNNNNNNNNNNNNNNNNNNNNNNNNNNNNNNNNNNNNNNNNNNNNNNNNNNNNNNNNNNNNNNNNNNNNNNNNNNNNNNNNNNNNNNNNNNNNNNNNNNNNNNNNNNNNNNNNNNNNNNNNNNNNNNNNNNNNNNNNNNNNNNNNNNNNNNNNNNNNNNNNNNNNNNNNNNNNNNNNNNNNNNNNNNNNNNNNNNNNNNNNNNNNNNNNNNNNNNNNNNNNNNNNNNNNNNNNNNNNNNNNNNNNNNNNNNNNNNNNNNNNNNNNNNNNNNNNNNNNNNNNNNNNNNNNNNNNNNNNNNNNNNNNNNNNNNNNNNNNNNNNNNNNNNNNNNNNNNNNNNNNNNNNNNNNNNNNNNNNNNNNNNNNNNNNNNNNNNNNNNNNNNNNNNNNNNNNNNNNNNNNNNNNNNNNNNNNNNNNNNNNNNNNNNNNNNNNNNNNNNNNNNNNNNNNNNNNNNNNNNNNNNNNNNNNNNNNNNNNNNNNNNNNNNNNNNNNNNNNNNNNNNNNNNNNNNNNNNNNNNNNNNNNNNNNNNNNNNNNNNNNNNNNNNNNNNNNNNNNNNNNNNNNNNNNNNNNNNNNNNNNNNNNNNNNNNNNNNNNNNNNNNNNNNNNNNNNNNNNNNNNNNNNNNNNNNNNNNNNNNNNNNNNNNNNNNNNNNNNNNNNNNNNNNNNNNNNNNNNNNNNNNNNNNNNNNNNNNNNNNNNNNNNNNNNNNNNNNNNNNNNNNNNNNNNNNNNNNNNNNNNNNNNNNNNNNNNNNNNNNNNNNNNNNNNNNNNNNNNNNNNNNNNNNNNNNNNNNNNNNNNNNNNNNNNNNNNNNNNNNNNNNNNNNNNNNNNNNNNNNNNNNNNNNNNNNNNNNNNNNNNNNNNNNNNNTAATGGGATGCCAGCTGCCGTAAGCACAGACAGAGGTAATATATTAACGGAAGAACCTGTGTCTACCAAGGCCCACCTTATAAACACGTCGTTGATTTGTCCTTCCAAGTAAAGTGGCCTTCTGTGATCCGGATATGGAACCTCCATGTCCTCATCTGTGAAAACGATAGCGTTGTCGTTTTCCAAAAATGACCTCTGTGGCTGTGCGGTAAAACAATGAGAACCGGACTCAGAGATGCTCATGAGAGCTGCCGTAGCTGCTTCCCTCGCTTGAGGCCCGAAGTCAAGTTGATCAAAGAGtgatttgaattttgggttcCTTTGAAGGACTTGTGAGGCCGTGGGTCCTTGCCTTTTACCTAAATAGCGCTCCATTACAGTTGCTTCAGCTTCGgtaagagcatgaaacgtgaCGGCCGCTGTTTCCTGTTGTCCTGCGAAGGCTCCCAGGCATTGTTCTTCCAGCGTAAACGCCTTATCGGCTGTGCAATGATCCCATCCTTGAGCGAGTGGCCATGGCGCATCATAACTCGGGGGTTTTGAGTATTTCCGCCAGAAAGCTTTCTCCATATTTCCGCAAGGCTCCCAGATGGCCTCCGGCGGTTTGGGGTCGTCCTTCCATGGATGACAAGGCTCATCGTCATCGAGTAAATCATCAGAGCATGTTATGACAGCAACTATTTCCTTCCCCCTCCGTTTTGGCATAGGGTCCTCATCAATAATCTGCTTTTTAGAGGGAAGCTCAAGGACTCCTTCGTGTATCTTGCCATGCAAGATTCTCCTCAGAGTTTGACAAGCGGTGGTTGGATGTCCCACGAATTGATGGTAGCGACAGTACCTAGGATCATTCTTTTCCTCTCGGGTAGGGACTTTGTAGGGCCTGAGAGGTTTGATTGCGCCATCAGCGATCATCGTGTCCAGGATGGCATGAAACTCCTCATCTTTGCATGGTAGTGGCGGGTACGTCTCTCGGTCCTTTCTTTTGCGTGCGCTGTAGTCGTTGGACGGCTTGTCATTTACAGCTAGCGTTTGGTGCGCCTCCTTCTTCTCATTCCTCCAAGTCCTTTGTCCCGTCGGTTTGACAGAcatgcttgtttttcttacTGCTTCCAACAACCTAGAAAATTGAATGATGCCAATGTTTTCTAGGTACACTCTATAATCTGCGACAATGTTGCTGATGCAGATTTCGACAAGTgcctcttcatctttttcatcATAGCAATCTAGGGCCAGATCTCGAAACCTTCGTACAAAGTCCACAGGATCTTCACCATGCTTCTGGCGGGTATTGTTGAGCTGGGTGGCGGTGACTCTTTCCTCGTGCTGAAAGTATTTTTTACAGAACCTGCCTGCCAGATCATCCCAAGAACGAATAGAGCCTGGTGCCAACGTCGTATACCAGGTATAGGCCCGATCGGTGAGACTTTTTGAAAATTCTCGCAGTCGGAGATTATAATCACCAGCATGTGGTCCTAAGGCGTCGATGAAACGACTAACATGCTCCTTTGGGCTCCCCTTCCTTCCATCGAAAAGGACGAAATTCGGTGTTTCGTAGCCTTTGGGGTAAGGCTGCTGGAGTAAGCTTGATGGGTAAGGTGGCTGAGGAATGTATTTCCAGTCTTCTTGGCTTCGACTGAGTTCCCTTTCCAACATGGCAACGACATCCTCCTGGGTAACAAAAGATGGTCCCTTTTGTTCAGACTCCTTTCCGGCAGCAGCAGATTCCTCCTGTGGATGTCGAGTATTTTCTTCGTTTGGCTTAGGAACAGCATTCCTTAGCTCTTTGATGGTGTTCATCATCTCTCTTTGGGTTTCCCCCATAGTCTGCATAGCCGTAATAAGGTCTGTGAGGGTAAAAGCTCCCTCACTTGCACGTTCTTGCTGCCTAGAGGAGGCATTTTGTCGTGATTCAGAATCACCGTGGTCAGATCCGCCTTGAGAGGCCATGGTATTGCTCCTAGTCTTCCTTTTTGGAGGCATTAGCGAAAAAATGGCAGCTTGGTCCCCAGCAGAGTCGCCAATTTATGTtggggcttttttttttgttccagcagcctgacgaatgggcttgggctgccgTAAGAAGAGAAGTGAGCAAAATTCCCCAAGTGCCTGGGTTCGATACCAAGCGCCTGGAAGAGTGTTTTTCACAGAATTCGATGAAACTGTTACGCAAACACTCTCAGGCTTCCTTCGCTAATAGCCCAAACAAACTTAACCAGTTTTACAAAAGAGCCTGGCTTGGAGAGcatgtggcatgggagctagGCTTTCACAGGTTTAgcaattttgagagagagagatgagttttTCCTATGGAGGAGGGAGGTTTAGAGCAGGCAAAGGAAGATTTGGCTGGTTTCCTTCCtaatggaggaagaaaaaacgaatggaggaggagatgggGTGGCTTGAGTAGATTTTCCAGCTGCTTGACAATGCTTGGTCGAGCTATGGAAAAATGGGTTGGTTCTTCTGGGTAGCAGAAGTCCTCCTTTTATAGCCACTAAGGGTTCTAATTCCGTCATACTTCCCTCCCTCTTTCCATTGTTTTCCCCCACTTTGTCCTCTTTGATGAATTCCGTCCGCCCAAGACATATGGGTAAGGAACCCATTTGTGGTTTCAAGGTTTCGGTCTTGCTGGCCTCTTCTCAAAGAGGTGAAGAGCCGCCTGCTTTTCTCTCGACCTTTCCTATGCAAGCTGCCAGGACAATGGAAGGGAAAGGAGCTGTGCTTTACTCGACGGGTAAACCCCTTACTCATGTGGATTTCCTCTGGTTTTTTGAGAGGGTCGCCGTTGACTCTCTGGATAGGGACAAACATGCTTGGCCAGATATTTTACAGGAAGTTTGGGCTGGGCTTTTCTTTCCTAGGCTTTGAATGGATGATATGTCGTTCTGGTCAATCTACTGGGcttttcgtcaagctgccggaagcaGCCTGCCAATTGTGCCTTAACAGCACGTTTAGTCCTTCTAAATGTCCCAGCCTTTCCTAACAGGCTCTACACTTTTTTCTAAGGTATTGGGTCatgctctctcttctctcatgcTAACCCATGTATTTCGGGCCGAAGAAAtaggcttgagttttgggCCCCCCAAGTGACCCCGAAACTACCACTCCCTTGGCTCGTCAATGAGTTTTATGAAAGCCCGTtgccatccataccacaacccgttcaagcaagccccgggtaattttggtggcttgggcccacctGAGCTTGTAACGCATCTTGGCGTTGGCATGGCGGTTCCGACACCTATGCTTGTGCTTGGATTTTTATCCTATCATCATAGGCTATAGCCGGGTTCAATAGGAGTGAGCATGTTTTTTGTAAAGTTAGCATGTTTTTGGTCTTCCCGCACGTTCTTGTTTGGCGCGGCATGTGGCCCGTAGCTCGTATTAATTTGCTCCCTAAATTCTCTTGTGTTTACTTGTCCTTATTGGGGAGTGGGAAGttgtcaatttatttatttaaaatttattgtcCCTCAAAGAAATAATTGAACATCTTTTCCTTGTCGAACAAAGGTAAAGCAGAGAGACTCAAACTTCACGTTCCTTACATGGCTTGTGTTTCAAAACAGCAAATCGACCAATTGGATGAATAATGCTTTAAAGCCCAAAAAGAGTGACTGAAGGTTTTTAATTGTATGGCTCGTAGTCGTATCAAAGTCACAAGTACTTAACTAGTCCCAGATGAGTCCACAAATAATATCACTAAATCCTGAAATGCTATCTTTGCAGTGTGAGTTATAAATCAGATTTGTGTGAGCTTCCCTTGTAAGTATCACTGCCCTTAGTTGAAGGACTTCCGTCTTGTGGATCTTGCTGATTTCTGCAAAAATTGTCCTCGAAGGTTTGCGAAATACATGCAAATACAACCGGCCAAGCCATTCCGGAAGAGAATGAGTAAGTATAAATCAAGCTGGGTTGGTTCTTACAGTAATACTACGTGCTGTACTTCATTTTTGCTGTGATCAAACTGGGATTTTAGCCTTTTCATTCTCAGGGCCTTGAGCATTCCTGAAGTTGAAATATCCGGCAATTCCTCGTCCTTTGGCAAGTTGTTCCAGCTCTTCAAGTTTTTTCTTCAGCAGCTCAACTTCTCTTGCTAAATCTTCATCTCTTTGTCTCATTGCCTAGAACAATAAACAACAGTTGTAAGTGAAATGTGGGGCATGGTGTTATTATCTTCAAAGAAATACATATATTCAAAACAATTGATTGtgatgttttaaaaaataatttatttatttcattgaGCAAATATTTGTGTATATAATTGtcatgatgttttttttttcttttctcttttatgaATATGCAAACCTGACAGGGTTACATGAAAATACAGATAGACCTCAGGGGTGTGTGCAATTTAATCTTTGAGGTTAAATTTGTCGtttggagaaattttttatgagaTCAACAATTTTTGGATGGAAACTTAACAGAAGGAAtattgtgaaaacaatttgaaacctTAGGGGATGTTAGTGTAATTTTTGAAACCTTGgaggttttgtgaaaacaccaAAAACCTCAAGAAGTTCTAGCGTAAATATGAAGAGATAACACAACGATTTAGAATGTCAAATAGATAGTTTATAGTTCAGTTTTTTATGTAGTGTGATGCAAAACTTACTCAATGTAAGGCAGCATGAACACAGAGAGAgtggtgaaaattttgaaaggtAAACTAAGCAACGAAGATACTATAACTAGATGCAACCATGGCTGTTTCCTTATGCTACAATAGTATGAGTGCGTACCTCTAATTCCTGTCTACGTAGCTCCTCCTTTCTTGCTTCTGATCTTGAGCTTCTTTGTACTTCAAAAATAACTGCAGCGCCTCCAACCTGAAGAGATACAATAATGATTCATAacttatataattaaaaatctcCTAAACCCAACTTTGTGCAAGGATATCTTCAAAGTTCCTTTCTCTTAAATTGAAAGGGAAGAATAAGAAACAGCTGGATGAACAACGAAAGAATGGTGTGGTCTATCAGCCAGAGAGAAAGTATTAATCGCATATCATAGTATTAATTCCACAGCAATCCCATGACAAAAACTTGTACATAATGTGGCTTTACAGTGAAACAAAGGTAATCTGAGGTTACTCATCAACTTGTAATACTGTAATGAGCAACATTTGTCTGGTTTTCTGACGAATTATGCTGCTTTAGCATTTGCCACAAGCAATGGAATTTCAAAATGTAACCCACAAGAGGTTTGCCATTTCACCATGTAATAGGGCTCCGTGAACTATGGAATAGTGTACAACTGAAGCAACTAGTGGGTCACATAGGTGGAGGACAATTGTAACTTTATAAAGACTTATTTGGGACTGCTTCTGATGAAGCACTTTTTCTTGGTAGCCTTTTTTTCTAGAAGCAGGGTaatctttttattaaaaatccaATTACTTCCTGAAAATGCACTTGAAAGTGCTTCATTAAGGAAGCACCTAGCAGGTGCACTTTTAACTATTCTTCTAAAAAAGAAGCACTTTTAACTATTTCTCCGAACACTGTCAAAAGGGCTTTTGAGAATCTGAAACTCTTTTAGCACTTCTAAAAGCAATCCCCAATAGGTCCTAAATATTGCAGTGTAGTACCAGCATACAATTCATGCACTACTGGCAAGTATttagtaaaaaaattatgcacaTGAAGCAagccaaattgaattttatggGGAAGATTCTTACTTTCTTGAATTGATCTGCATGCATTATGACCCcagaaaattaaatagtgACCAAGTTCACAATTATTTGGTCAAAGACCATCTAGCCAAATCTAAGGCACTTATAGGCAAAGAAACATGTCCATGCCCATAATACGCGTGAGTACAGCTGGCTCCCTCGTTATGAGCTATTTGGGGTTGCCTTCAGGTCTCCTTTAAGACTTTCTCTGTTTAAATTGTGTATTATTCAGCAGTTTGAACAGACATTCACTGGTTGGCAAAGACTATTTGTCAAAGTGTAAATTGGTAACAGTAATTACAAGTGTCAATTTTAAACACTAAACCAAGTTCATTTGCAAAGGATTCTAGAGGAATATCTTATGGGGTGCATTTGATGTTCTGCGCTAAGTTTTCAGAGCATGTGTCATTTAAGATTGCGGAAGATATCGGGTGAGGCACTGGActaaaaaagttcaaaaaaaaactcaatttttCGTGATCTTTGcagaaaaaattatttttttgactcATTTTAATGATGTTGAGTTGCACGAGGTTGTGCATTTCATGTCCTAAagttgattaaaaaaaaaaattgaaaggacGGATGTAACGGTATACAGGTTCAATTGGAGAGGAGTGTTTGATGCCAAATCCTATTATATGGCATTGGTGGGAACCTTGGATCTGAACCGCAGCTTTTGGTTGTTCGGCAGCTTGGTGCACAAAGGCCCTGtgtggttttctttgttttggactgCAGCTTTGGGGTGAATTCTAACCTTGGACAACTTAATGAAAAAGGAATATTCTTCGGTCAAACAGGAGGCAGACTACTAATAGATGTGTCTTTTGGGGAGAAGAAAGTTCGATTTTGGAGATTAAAGATCTGTTTGTGAGGCTTTGTTCTCTTAGGTTACCAGCACTTCAGATTTGTTGTTTGATTACATAATTGAGTTTATTTTAAGTTTACGTTCATTGATTGTAAACTACTGGTATGCCTATGTTTTACCTGTAAGAAATGCAAAACAATATACTTATCATTTGTAATTCAGTATGCCAGTTACATCTTTATAACATTCTTAGACTGGGGACAAAAATGAGAGTTCATAGTACCGTGAACACAAAGAGCTCCCCGAGAAGATCTGCAGCAGCTTGGACAGCTTTCTCCTCGTTCAGTGGGCGTATTGCAACGTCAGTTGCATGACCATAAATCCGTCTTTGCACATTTGTTGTAAATCGATGATTTGCCTGATTCAATAtcaaaatgggaaaaaaaataaataattatgtaaAATATAAGTGCATATAACTAGAGAGGAATTacgtatttaaaaaaaacaagtgttAACCAAATCAAGAAACTGCTGAACACTAGATAATTTCTATACAAAATGGACATttataacttttatttatttgtggtTGATTATAGGTTGACCGGTGGGGTGGGAGCTAAACACAAACTGCATAACCTAAATGAAGAACATAAGAATCAAAGTATGACATGTATCCATCAAAAAGCAGACATTGGATAGGAAGGTGGATGAAACATGAACTAGCGGATAATAACATGAATCAATTAAAACAAGAACACCACAGGACATGTGGTACACATGGTCCAAGAAAGTAGCAGCCAGAAACCATAAATTAAAAGCAACTGTGGACTTGTTATGGAAATAGAACTCAATGGAGAAAATAAACAATGATGGCAActacaaataatttaaaagGGAAACTATCTGGAAGTGCAATTTCCCACTGGCAGTGAAAGAAAAAGTAGAACTTCCACCAGCTATGGAAGAAAAAGCTCAAGAATATAGTCAATATACATACAGAAATTAGAAATGGCTACAGATTGCATGTGAGAAATTCAACAAGTATATGAACCAAATATGATCTATTGAAAATGCAGCATCTATATTCCGAGGATAACAAACCGTTTTCGAATGGGAATAGCATACTGCAGCATAATCATGATCATTTCTTTTACCCATACAGATCACAAACGACTTTAAATACTTAAAAAGTTTATCCATTAGTAATAGTAATCAAGAACTTATTGCAGCTTAATGTCATCTAAAATGCCCCACTCCCATAATTTACTAGACATGCATAATTTATGCAAAATGTAATACTATGGCAAAGCTAGAACCAAGCAACGACACCCAAAACgccaaaacaagaacaaacaaaaaaaatcaatttttaatatacaatttgaaaatatcaaAGAACTCGCCTCAAAAGTGACCATGGAGATggcacaaaatgaaaaattaatgtTTGCAGTCCCAAATGAGCACAAAAGATGAAAGGCCCAACACCAAGCGAATACGAGAGAAAACAGGGAGAACCCACGCAGGAAAATCAGGTTTAAGGCaaacccatttaataaaatagcttaaaaataaagagaatgaaaacagaaaatgctggtaaaagagaaaaatagagaaCCTGGGCAATGTTAACGATGAACTGCCTAAATCGCGGGTGCAAGCCAGCCTCTCGCTTCAGCCGATTAGCAATGGGTTTGGAGATGGTTTTGAGGGCAAGGGTTGCTAACTTTACCGCTGGAAGGACCATAACTCTCTGCCTATTTCTGTTTTGGAGTGGTGAATTTGTGTGCTTCGAAGGCTATGGGACTAAGAACTGAAGCTTTTGAGTCATGGACTTGTACGGAATGATGGAATTctaatttggagagaaaaaagaaaaatgtcgACGCTGCTTCGTGGGTGACAATTCGTCAGTGGAGCGTCATC includes the following:
- the LOC117623622 gene encoding OPA3-like protein, with amino-acid sequence MVLPAVKLATLALKTISKPIANRLKREAGLHPRFRQFIVNIAQANHRFTTNVQRRIYGHATDVAIRPLNEEKAVQAAADLLGELFVFTVGGAAVIFEVQRSSRSEARKEELRRQELEAMRQRDEDLAREVELLKKKLEELEQLAKGRGIAGYFNFRNAQGPENEKAKIPV